From Bacteroidales bacterium:
TCAGTGGTTACCTCTGTGTTCTCTGTGGTTAAAAACTAAACCATAGTGATTCACTTAGCATAAATACAGATTATTGCATAACTGTCCTCTGTCCGATATCAGGGCTGTTCTTACTTCTCCAATGCCCCCCGTATCGTTCTGGAGTATTTCCCCAAAATGCTTATTCAGCCGTTATTTCCCACCGGATATCCTCATAGGTCTTCGGTCCGATGCCTTTCACATTTTTTATTTCATCTATATCACCAAAGGGCCTGGCATGGATGATCCGTCCTGAAAGTACCTCTCCGATACCATCCAGGCTTTTCAGCTTAGAACGGGAAGCGGTATTGATGTTGATATCTCCGGAGGAAGTGAGATCATCCGTCTGGAAACCGCTGCTGCTTCCGGCGGTTATGTAGTCCTCGATTCTTGACAGGGTAACATCCCCGATGCCTTTGGCCCGGGTCAGATCGTCTACGCTGCTGTAAGGCCGGGCATCAATGATGGCCTGAGCTTTTGCAGGTCCTATCCCATAGAGCTGATCCAGCTTGCTTTTCGAGGCGGCGTTGATGTTGATCTTGTCCTCACTGTCTGTATAATACTGTTTCTGGTTATAATTCCTGCTGCACGAACCCGAAGAGGAGGAAAACGTCCATTCACCGGCATCAACGGAACCCTACAATTCATTCTAAGAAAATCAATAAGCCGGTTTCATTTTCAGCCTTTCTGCTCTGCTGATAAGTAACTCTTTATATTCCTCTTTTTTGTTA
This genomic window contains:
- a CDS encoding helix-hairpin-helix domain-containing protein, giving the protein MGPAKAQAIIDARPYSSVDDLTRAKGIGDVTLSRIEDYITAGSSSGFQTDDLTSSGDININTASRSKLKSLDGIGEVLSGRIIHARPFGDIDEIKNVKGIGPKTYEDIRWEITAE